A portion of the Meriones unguiculatus strain TT.TT164.6M chromosome 14, Bangor_MerUng_6.1, whole genome shotgun sequence genome contains these proteins:
- the Ccer2 gene encoding coiled-coil domain-containing glutamate-rich protein 2, with protein sequence MPLRAPASAVLLLLPPLLLALLLGAASSAPLELRPSKEELTRCLAEVVMEVLTLGQAQRGPCTALLHKEIFETEAHGCVPPEKRWLRGDFARQEAGKTRSSQEIRDEEEEEAAETTHKSEVREQAAHTQLQGQLHQEEEEEEESQPGKAFERTWKHHPERARGPQKRVAEKDSDEETAQFQPEEKGLQLLGGGHDLWQGAERAGGERHEEPSNHRHYPEQPGTKAKQEEEAGEQEATEQEEHGAERLERVQDQLKKATAMLGEALGREG encoded by the exons ATGCCGCTCCGTGCACCCGCCTCtgcagtgctgctgctgctgcctccgcTGCTGCTGGCGCTGCTGCTGGGGGCTG CGTCCTCGGCTCCCCTGGAGCTCAGACCCTCCAAGGAGGAG CTAACCCGCTGTCTAGCAGAAGTGGTCATGGAGGTGCTGACCCTGGGCCAGGCCCAGAGAGGCCCCTGCACAGCTCTGCTCCACAAAG AGATATTCGAGACAGAGGCCCACGGCTGCGTGCCTCCTGAGAAGAGGTGGCTGCGTGGGGACTTCGCCAGGCAGGAGGCTGGGAAGACGAGGTCCAGCCAGGAGATAAGGgacgaggaagaggaggaagcggCAGAGACGACCCACAAGTCCGAGGTACGGGAACAGGCTGCGCACACACAGCTCCAGGGCCAGCTTcaccaggaggaggaggaggaggaggagagccaaCCGGGGAAGGCCTTTGAGCGTACGTGGAAGCACCATCCAGAGCGTGCCAGAGGCCCCCAGAAGCGGGTGGCTGAGAAGGACAGCGACGAGGAGACAGCCCAGTTTCAGCCGGAGGAGAAGGGCTTGCAGCTGCTGGGCGGAGGCCATGATCTATGGCAGGGGGCCGAGAGGGCCGGGGGAGAGAGGCATGAAGAGCCCTCGAACCATCGCCACTACCCGGAGCAGCCCGGCACCAAGGccaagcaggaggaagaggcaggggagCAGGAGGCCACAGAGCAGGAG GAGCACGGTGCGGAGCGGCTGGAGCGCGTGCAGGACCAGCTGAAGAAGGCCACCGCCATGCTGGGGGAGGCTCTCGGGAGGGAAGGCtga